A single genomic interval of Lentimicrobiaceae bacterium harbors:
- the rpe gene encoding ribulose-phosphate 3-epimerase, translating to MIISPSILSANMLNLAADIEMINKSRAQWVHLDIMDGRFVPNISFGIPIVKAVRKATDKILDVHLMIVEPEKYFAAFADAGADLISFHVEATNHVHRCIYQIKELGKKVGIVLNPHTPLVSVKEVLLDVDLVLLMSVNPGFGGQNFIKNTFSKVRELNEMIKIFNSSAIIQVDGGVNLENAQELANDGATCLVAGNSVFGSPNPIEVINKMEAIKDESINI from the coding sequence ATGATAATATCACCATCAATATTGTCGGCAAATATGCTAAACTTAGCAGCCGACATAGAAATGATAAACAAAAGCAGGGCTCAATGGGTTCATCTTGATATAATGGACGGCAGGTTTGTTCCTAATATTTCCTTTGGTATTCCAATAGTAAAGGCGGTTCGCAAAGCTACCGACAAAATTTTGGACGTACACCTGATGATTGTTGAACCTGAAAAGTATTTTGCTGCATTTGCGGATGCCGGAGCCGATTTAATAAGTTTTCACGTAGAGGCTACAAATCATGTGCACCGATGTATATACCAAATTAAAGAATTGGGCAAGAAGGTAGGAATTGTGCTAAATCCGCACACACCGCTTGTTAGTGTAAAGGAGGTCCTTTTAGATGTGGATTTGGTGCTACTTATGTCGGTTAATCCCGGATTTGGAGGACAGAATTTTATTAAAAATACTTTCTCAAAAGTACGTGAACTAAACGAAATGATTAAGATATTTAACTCTTCGGCGATAATACAAGTTGACGGAGGCGTAAACCTTGAAAATGCTCAAGAGTTGGCAAACGACGGTGCTACTTGTTTGGTTGCAGGCAATAGTGTATTCGGTTCGCCAAATCCTATTGAGGTTATTAATAAAATGGAAGCAATAAAAGATGAATCAATAAATATATAA
- a CDS encoding phosphatase PAP2 family protein — MQIIESIKELDELLFLWLNSFRSSTLDFIMWHFTKYTFWIPLFIILFYIIVKRFGKYSVLVFIMLGVLILINDQFCNLSKYYFMRLRPTHEDAISNVVNTVNGYRGGLYSFYSGHASNTFAVVTFFSLIFKNKPKYLFILLWIFTVITVFSRIYLGVHYPGDIIVGATIGTLFGIVVYKAFKEIYCYLSKQSI, encoded by the coding sequence ATGCAAATCATTGAATCAATTAAAGAACTCGACGAATTGCTGTTTTTGTGGCTCAATTCATTTCGAAGCTCGACACTTGATTTTATAATGTGGCATTTTACTAAATACACTTTTTGGATTCCCCTTTTTATCATATTGTTTTACATTATTGTTAAGCGTTTCGGAAAGTATTCCGTTCTCGTTTTTATAATGTTGGGAGTATTAATACTAATAAACGACCAATTTTGCAATCTGAGTAAGTATTATTTCATGCGTTTGCGTCCGACCCATGAAGATGCAATAAGCAATGTTGTCAACACTGTAAACGGATACAGGGGAGGTTTGTATAGTTTTTATTCGGGACATGCTTCAAATACATTTGCCGTTGTTACGTTTTTTTCGTTGATTTTTAAGAATAAACCAAAATATCTGTTTATTCTTTTGTGGATTTTTACAGTAATTACGGTTTTTAGTCGTATTTATCTCGGAGTACACTATCCTGGCGATATTATTGTTGGGGCTACTATTGGAACCTTATTTGGCATTGTTGTTTATAAGGCTTTTAAAGAAATCTACTGTTATCTCAGTAAACAAAGCATTTGA
- a CDS encoding TonB-dependent receptor: MKKSIILFALLILTTALFSQNNTIKGFVYEKSTGEPVMFASVFLKGTTIGSTTDENGYFIITRIPKGDYTLISTFVGYDTAVKPVSLNVNDNVQLRLILEESVIQLEAVSVSAEYTSARTDIRTSVTQVTPKLIKQIPTIGGQADFAQYLQVLPGVVFTGDQGGQLYIRGGAPIQNKVLLDGMVIYNPFHSIGLFSVFETDLLRTADVHSGGFSAEHGGRISAVMDLKTRDGNKQRLSGKVSGTTFGANLLLEGPFVKQDESHGGTSFLLSYKTSYLEQSSKVFYKYIDEDGLPYNFDDLYGKVSINTNNGSKINFFGFNFADRVKYKALSDFSWNTFGGGTHFVVIPGISPVMIEGSIAYSNYAISMDEKNNLPRSSKIDGFSASIGVTSFVGKDEFKAGVEMLGFSTDFVYYNSLKLRTTLQQYTTEVAPYVTYKMGFNKFLLEPGMRLQYYASHSYASFEPRFALKYLLTDKLRFKLATGIYSQNFLATSSDREVVNLFYGFLSGPRDLPSTFDGKSLKHKIQKAEHIVVGAEYDALRYLTFNIEGYYKNFSQLINLNRNKIYNDIPQYSDKPEYQRKDFIVESGRAYGLDVSLKYDHNNLYIWGAYSLSWVDRYDGMITYAPHYDRRHNVTLLGVYKWGTFDQWEVNLKWNFGSGFPFTQNQGYYEQLILVDGISSDIIAENGRIETIYADYNKGRLSDYHRLDFGLSRKFIITEHSKIEANFSLTNVYNRKNIFYVERLSTERIYQLPIMPSLGIAWTF, from the coding sequence ATGAAAAAAAGTATAATTCTTTTTGCTTTATTAATACTAACAACAGCTTTATTTTCGCAGAATAATACAATAAAGGGCTTTGTTTACGAAAAATCAACAGGCGAGCCTGTTATGTTTGCTAGTGTGTTCTTAAAAGGCACAACAATAGGTAGCACAACCGACGAAAACGGATATTTTATCATTACGCGTATCCCTAAAGGCGATTACACGCTAATATCGACTTTTGTGGGCTATGATACTGCTGTCAAACCGGTAAGTCTTAATGTTAACGATAACGTGCAACTTCGATTGATACTAGAGGAATCGGTTATTCAGCTTGAAGCGGTGTCGGTATCAGCCGAGTATACTTCGGCTCGAACCGATATTAGAACTTCGGTAACTCAGGTAACACCAAAACTGATAAAACAAATACCAACAATTGGCGGTCAGGCTGACTTTGCGCAGTACTTGCAAGTATTGCCCGGTGTGGTTTTTACAGGCGACCAAGGTGGACAATTATACATAAGAGGAGGTGCACCTATACAAAATAAGGTTTTGTTAGATGGAATGGTTATCTACAATCCTTTCCACTCAATAGGTTTGTTCTCAGTGTTTGAAACCGACCTGTTGCGTACTGCCGATGTGCATTCGGGCGGATTTAGTGCCGAGCATGGTGGAAGAATTTCGGCTGTTATGGACTTGAAAACTCGAGACGGAAACAAGCAAAGATTGTCGGGAAAGGTTAGCGGTACTACCTTTGGTGCTAACTTACTGCTCGAAGGTCCTTTTGTAAAGCAAGATGAATCGCATGGTGGCACATCATTTTTATTATCGTATAAAACATCATATCTTGAACAAAGTTCAAAAGTGTTTTATAAATATATAGATGAAGACGGATTGCCTTATAATTTCGACGACTTGTACGGAAAGGTATCTATTAATACAAATAATGGTTCTAAAATAAACTTTTTTGGTTTTAACTTTGCCGATAGGGTAAAATACAAGGCTCTTTCCGATTTTAGTTGGAATACTTTCGGGGGCGGAACTCACTTTGTTGTTATTCCGGGTATAAGTCCTGTAATGATTGAAGGTAGCATTGCGTACTCGAATTATGCTATTTCAATGGACGAAAAAAACAATTTGCCACGTTCGAGTAAAATTGACGGTTTTAGTGCATCTATTGGTGTTACATCGTTTGTTGGGAAAGACGAATTTAAGGCTGGAGTAGAAATGTTGGGCTTTAGCACCGACTTTGTTTACTACAACTCACTGAAATTAAGAACAACACTTCAACAATATACAACCGAAGTAGCACCTTACGTAACTTATAAAATGGGCTTTAATAAGTTTTTATTGGAGCCCGGAATGCGACTTCAATACTACGCTTCGCACTCGTATGCTTCATTTGAACCACGCTTTGCTTTAAAGTATTTGTTGACCGATAAGCTACGTTTTAAATTAGCAACGGGAATTTACTCGCAAAACTTTTTAGCTACAAGCAGCGATAGAGAAGTTGTGAACCTATTTTACGGGTTTTTATCAGGACCAAGGGATTTACCTTCGACCTTTGATGGCAAATCATTAAAACACAAGATTCAAAAAGCCGAACATATTGTTGTAGGCGCCGAATACGATGCATTGAGGTATCTGACGTTTAATATTGAAGGATACTACAAAAACTTTTCTCAGCTTATTAATCTGAACCGAAATAAAATATATAACGACATACCGCAGTACAGCGATAAACCCGAATATCAGAGAAAAGATTTTATTGTTGAAAGCGGAAGAGCTTACGGATTAGACGTTTCTTTAAAATACGACCATAACAACTTGTATATCTGGGGAGCTTATTCGCTTTCGTGGGTGGATAGATACGACGGAATGATTACATATGCACCGCACTACGACAGAAGACATAACGTAACATTGTTGGGAGTCTACAAGTGGGGCACTTTCGACCAATGGGAAGTAAACTTGAAATGGAACTTCGGTTCAGGATTTCCATTTACTCAAAATCAGGGATACTACGAGCAGTTGATTTTAGTTGACGGAATTTCAAGTGATATTATTGCCGAAAACGGCAGAATTGAAACTATTTACGCCGATTACAATAAAGGCAGACTTTCTGATTATCATCGTTTAGATTTCGGCTTGTCGCGTAAGTTTATTATTACCGAGCATTCAAAAATAGAGGCAAACTTCTCTCTAACAAACGTATATAATCGAAAAAACATATTCTACGTCGAAAGGCTTTCAACCGAAAGAATTTATCAGTTGCCTATTATGCCGAGTTTAGGAATAGCTTGGACGTTTTAG
- a CDS encoding asparagine synthetase B — MTRRLLFIILVLLSLKVQASYILIPMDNTQTNHLKSYGIAYWVLERDVEVSWLLNYKGGSFLFRHTNLFENECIVRNVKYQVIADVQVLAIREHISSPEINMDEVKLNKAPKIAVYSPKNKLPWDDAVTLALSYAEIPYDLIYDEEVMNNVLPLYDWLHLHHEDFTGQYGKFWVAYKNSDWYRNDQRINEETARKLGFNKVSKLKLAVAKKIKEFVAGGGYMFAMCSAPDSYDVALAAENTDICETMFDGDPMDKDAQEKLDYSQCLAFQNFKLVTNPYEYEIADIDVPHARSISERNDFFTLFDFSAKWDPVPTMLCQNHFQVIKGFMGQSTAFRKKYLKPNVVIMGENKALDEVKYIHGEFGKGTWTFYGGHDPEDYQHRVGDPPTDLELFPNSPGYRLILNNVLFPAAKKEKQKT; from the coding sequence ATGACTAGAAGACTCTTATTTATTATACTAGTACTTTTATCTTTAAAAGTACAAGCTTCGTACATCTTAATTCCAATGGATAACACCCAAACCAACCACTTAAAATCGTACGGAATTGCGTATTGGGTTTTGGAAAGAGATGTTGAAGTCAGCTGGCTTTTGAACTACAAGGGCGGCTCTTTTTTATTCCGACACACAAACTTGTTTGAAAACGAATGCATTGTCAGAAACGTTAAGTATCAAGTTATTGCCGACGTTCAAGTGTTGGCTATACGCGAGCATATTTCCTCGCCCGAAATAAATATGGATGAAGTTAAACTCAATAAAGCTCCGAAAATCGCAGTTTATTCACCCAAAAACAAATTACCTTGGGACGATGCCGTTACTCTTGCCCTTTCGTATGCCGAAATCCCTTACGATTTGATTTACGATGAAGAAGTGATGAATAACGTTTTGCCCTTGTACGATTGGCTTCACCTGCACCACGAAGATTTTACCGGACAATACGGAAAATTTTGGGTTGCATACAAAAACAGCGATTGGTACAGAAATGACCAACGCATAAACGAAGAAACTGCTCGAAAGTTAGGCTTCAATAAGGTAAGCAAACTTAAATTGGCAGTAGCAAAAAAAATAAAAGAGTTTGTTGCCGGTGGCGGATACATGTTTGCAATGTGCTCAGCACCCGATAGCTACGATGTGGCTTTAGCAGCCGAAAACACCGATATATGCGAAACCATGTTCGATGGCGACCCCATGGATAAAGATGCACAGGAAAAACTTGACTATAGTCAATGTTTGGCTTTTCAGAACTTTAAATTGGTTACAAATCCTTACGAATACGAAATTGCAGATATTGATGTGCCACACGCGAGAAGTATTTCGGAAAGAAATGACTTTTTCACCCTTTTCGACTTCTCTGCTAAATGGGATCCCGTACCTACCATGCTTTGCCAAAATCATTTTCAAGTTATTAAAGGCTTTATGGGGCAATCAACGGCTTTCAGAAAAAAATATTTGAAACCTAATGTGGTAATTATGGGCGAAAATAAAGCACTCGACGAAGTTAAATACATACACGGCGAGTTTGGAAAAGGAACATGGACATTTTACGGTGGACACGACCCCGAAGACTACCAACACAGAGTTGGAGACCCTCCAACCGACTTAGAGCTATTCCCTAACTCTCCAGGCTACCGACTTATACTCAACAATGTCCTATTCCCTGCAGCTAAAAAGGAGAAACAAAAAACTTAA
- a CDS encoding peptidylprolyl isomerase encodes MTISTNKVVTLHYELRENDEKGTFVEKTGENSPLVFIYGIGQMLPEFEKQLKGLKVGDNFSFGLDSKDAYGEYDERALIEVSKSIFMVDGKLNTDLLQVGRMLPLQSQNGRIFNAKVLEILDEVVVMDLNHPMAGKNLHFTGKIVEIREATEEELNHGHVHSCGCGSC; translated from the coding sequence ATGACAATTTCTACAAACAAAGTAGTTACACTACATTACGAATTGAGAGAAAACGACGAGAAAGGAACTTTTGTTGAAAAAACAGGTGAAAATTCGCCTTTGGTATTTATTTACGGAATTGGACAAATGTTACCCGAATTTGAAAAACAGCTTAAAGGTTTAAAAGTAGGAGACAATTTTTCTTTCGGTTTAGATAGCAAAGATGCTTACGGCGAGTATGATGAAAGAGCTTTAATTGAAGTTAGCAAAAGCATTTTTATGGTAGATGGTAAGCTAAATACCGACCTTCTTCAGGTAGGAAGGATGCTACCTTTGCAGTCGCAAAACGGACGAATTTTTAACGCTAAAGTCCTTGAAATATTAGACGAGGTTGTAGTAATGGACCTTAATCACCCTATGGCAGGTAAGAATTTGCATTTTACGGGTAAGATTGTTGAAATCCGCGAAGCAACAGAAGAAGAATTGAATCACGGACATGTGCATTCCTGCGGATGTGGGAGCTGTTAG
- a CDS encoding DUF1573 domain-containing protein, producing the protein MYKIRIITLISLLLISVVGFSQSSDSATDTSKQAVIKFENTTHNYGNIITGSDGIAEFRYKNTGNSPLIITNVVATCGCTVPQWDRAPVMPGGTGTLVIKYDTQRLGTINKSATVNSNAKNSAVVLLLKGNVVKPSNTQLPTNNPTAAPFAE; encoded by the coding sequence ATGTATAAAATAAGAATCATAACACTAATAAGTTTACTACTGATAAGCGTAGTTGGGTTTTCGCAAAGTAGCGATAGTGCCACCGATACATCCAAACAGGCAGTTATAAAATTTGAAAACACAACACATAACTACGGTAATATAATAACCGGCTCCGATGGCATTGCCGAATTCAGATATAAAAACACCGGCAATTCGCCTCTAATAATAACCAATGTTGTTGCAACCTGCGGCTGCACTGTTCCTCAATGGGACAGAGCCCCCGTAATGCCAGGCGGCACAGGCACATTGGTTATAAAATACGATACCCAAAGATTGGGCACAATTAACAAATCGGCAACCGTAAACTCCAACGCAAAAAATTCGGCAGTGGTTTTATTATTGAAAGGCAACGTAGTTAAGCCTTCTAACACACAGCTACCCACAAACAACCCTACTGCTGCTCCATTTGCCGAATAG
- a CDS encoding DegV family protein → MIVTNNNITEKINDGKYFYYAFISGAKRIIANQTIINKINVFPVADADTGTNLASTIRSIIDSPVPTDSIKNVAVAIADAALVGARGNSGIIFAQFLYGFGDEISKYDEFSLKAFATSVNKAVKYAYEAIANPVEGTMITVIKEWAIAINEFKDTVEDIIQLLLKAFEVAKTALIETTEKLEVLKKNKVVDAGAKGFVCFLEGMLDFLKGNTTLKSLSITKEELAFEALPVVVHGELTYRYCCEALISVEKHKNSDKETISNAIKHFGDSFVIAGSTKKIRLHIHTDEPQELFDTISKYADVLYQKVDDMVFQQSLTTENKNSIAILTDSTCDIPADLLEKHFISVIPLNLHIGDNQFLDNVTISNTQFYDRLDNCKKPLSTSQPSYKDFVNKYSYLASHFKYVIGIHMGGTFSGTFSNSKKAAQFVSEQTGVPIYVHDATYLTAATGLIVLRTANLIESGLSFEEIKAELQNMNEKARLFATTKTIKYLVKSGRLSYTKGFFARLLNINPVLTINTEGKPETIKKFRRIEKAEKVVFDAIEKLIGGGEVYSYAVTSVRNDEMTQKFINKMKDKYGMEPVFIGFASPVLGVNAGPGVTAISVMKK, encoded by the coding sequence ATGATTGTTACAAACAATAATATTACTGAAAAAATAAATGATGGCAAGTATTTTTATTACGCTTTCATATCGGGAGCTAAGAGAATAATTGCCAATCAGACTATTATAAATAAAATAAATGTATTTCCTGTTGCCGACGCCGATACCGGCACAAATTTAGCAAGCACAATTCGTAGCATTATTGATAGTCCGGTTCCGACCGACAGCATAAAAAACGTTGCTGTTGCCATAGCCGATGCGGCTCTCGTTGGAGCAAGAGGAAATTCTGGAATTATTTTCGCTCAATTTTTGTACGGCTTCGGAGACGAAATAAGCAAATACGACGAATTTTCGTTGAAGGCTTTTGCTACATCTGTAAACAAAGCCGTTAAGTACGCCTACGAAGCTATTGCAAATCCTGTTGAGGGAACCATGATTACGGTTATAAAAGAGTGGGCAATAGCTATCAACGAATTTAAAGATACTGTTGAGGACATTATCCAGCTGCTACTAAAAGCCTTTGAGGTAGCCAAAACAGCTTTAATTGAAACTACTGAGAAGTTAGAAGTTTTGAAAAAGAATAAGGTAGTTGATGCAGGTGCCAAAGGTTTTGTTTGTTTTTTGGAAGGAATGTTAGATTTCTTAAAAGGTAATACAACTCTTAAATCGCTGAGTATAACCAAAGAGGAGCTTGCTTTTGAAGCACTTCCGGTGGTTGTACATGGAGAACTTACTTATAGATATTGTTGCGAAGCGTTGATATCGGTGGAAAAACATAAAAACTCGGATAAAGAAACAATTTCAAATGCTATAAAGCATTTCGGCGATTCGTTTGTAATAGCAGGCTCTACAAAAAAGATAAGACTGCATATTCACACCGACGAGCCACAAGAATTGTTTGATACTATTAGCAAATACGCCGATGTATTATATCAAAAAGTTGACGATATGGTATTTCAGCAATCGTTGACCACCGAAAATAAAAACTCAATAGCTATTCTAACCGATTCAACCTGCGATATTCCTGCCGACTTGTTGGAAAAACATTTTATTTCGGTTATTCCCTTGAACTTACACATTGGCGATAACCAGTTTTTGGATAATGTTACAATTTCTAACACTCAGTTTTACGATAGGCTAGATAATTGTAAAAAACCACTTTCTACATCTCAGCCTTCGTACAAAGACTTTGTCAACAAGTATTCGTATTTGGCTTCGCATTTCAAATATGTAATAGGCATACATATGGGGGGGACTTTTAGCGGAACTTTTTCAAACAGCAAAAAGGCTGCTCAGTTTGTTTCGGAGCAAACGGGTGTTCCTATTTACGTACACGATGCCACATATCTAACGGCAGCTACGGGTTTAATTGTATTGCGTACGGCTAATTTAATTGAGAGCGGACTAAGTTTTGAAGAAATTAAAGCCGAACTTCAAAATATGAACGAAAAGGCAAGACTTTTTGCCACAACAAAAACTATAAAATACCTTGTTAAAAGCGGACGCTTGAGTTATACCAAAGGTTTTTTTGCTAGACTGTTGAATATTAATCCCGTACTAACAATAAATACCGAAGGCAAACCTGAGACTATAAAAAAGTTTAGAAGGATTGAAAAAGCCGAAAAAGTTGTTTTTGATGCCATTGAAAAACTGATAGGTGGGGGAGAAGTATATAGCTATGCAGTTACCAGTGTTAGAAATGACGAAATGACTCAAAAATTCATTAATAAAATGAAAGATAAGTACGGAATGGAACCTGTTTTTATAGGATTTGCCAGTCCGGTTCTCGGAGTGAATGCAGGACCAGGAGTTACGGCTATTTCGGTAATGAAGAAATAA
- the dnaB gene encoding replicative DNA helicase, translating into MSNVENKTRVAIRSNTARLNKDFPLEYGKIPPQAIELEEIVLGELLLEKDAVSNVIDQLSEEVFYKENHQIIFKAIHDLFHANEPIDVMTVIEKLKKNGKLEIVGGHYYIAQLTARVASSANIEYHVGILKQKYLQRCLISTATETIRKAYDETIDVFDLLDETERNLFEISEVNLRQKASSMNALVSNVMHNVNHLRSNEDASTGLLTRFDVIDKITGGWQPSDLIVVAARPGMGKTSFVLSMARNIAIDFNNPVAFFSLEMTAEQLVSRLIAAESEIGVGKLRSGDLHDYEWEHINSKIQALSNAPMFIDDSPGLSLFELRAKARRLKAQHDIKLIIIDYIQMMTEGGTKTSGNREQEIANISRSLKTLAKELNIPIIALSQLNRSVETRGSTGGRAAKKPVLSDLRESGAIEQDADLVLFIYRPEYYEINEDDLGDTRGRAMISIAKHRNGKTGDVWLRFVKEFTRFENMPQLPTFDNFQGHHGEGAVILQSKINDLDPNDNFLNNTNDYPEEPDF; encoded by the coding sequence ATGAGTAACGTTGAAAATAAGACCAGAGTAGCAATTAGAAGCAATACAGCAAGACTAAACAAAGATTTTCCTTTGGAATACGGAAAAATTCCGCCTCAGGCTATTGAATTGGAAGAGATTGTTTTAGGCGAATTGCTTCTTGAAAAAGATGCGGTGTCAAATGTTATTGACCAACTATCGGAAGAAGTTTTTTATAAAGAAAATCATCAAATTATTTTTAAAGCCATACACGATTTGTTTCACGCAAACGAACCTATCGATGTGATGACAGTTATTGAAAAGCTGAAAAAAAACGGCAAATTGGAAATAGTGGGTGGACATTACTACATTGCACAACTCACGGCTCGTGTTGCATCGTCGGCTAATATTGAATATCATGTTGGTATTTTAAAACAAAAATATTTGCAACGCTGCCTTATAAGCACGGCAACCGAAACTATAAGAAAAGCATACGACGAAACTATTGATGTGTTCGACCTTTTGGATGAAACCGAAAGAAATTTATTTGAAATAAGCGAAGTTAACTTGCGACAAAAAGCCTCAAGCATGAATGCGCTGGTATCAAACGTAATGCATAACGTTAACCACTTACGCTCCAATGAAGATGCATCGACAGGGCTTTTGACAAGATTTGACGTTATTGATAAAATCACCGGTGGTTGGCAACCCAGCGACCTTATTGTCGTTGCTGCTCGTCCAGGTATGGGGAAAACTTCGTTTGTGCTCAGTATGGCAAGAAATATAGCTATAGATTTTAATAACCCTGTGGCTTTTTTCTCTTTAGAGATGACTGCCGAACAGCTTGTATCAAGACTTATTGCTGCCGAATCGGAGATAGGAGTCGGAAAACTTCGTTCCGGCGACTTGCACGATTACGAATGGGAACATATTAACTCAAAAATACAAGCGCTTAGCAACGCACCAATGTTTATTGACGACTCGCCCGGACTTTCGCTATTTGAACTGCGTGCCAAAGCAAGACGTCTTAAAGCCCAACACGATATAAAGCTTATTATTATCGACTACATTCAAATGATGACCGAAGGTGGCACCAAAACTTCCGGCAACAGAGAACAAGAAATTGCAAATATTTCGCGCTCGTTAAAAACTTTAGCAAAAGAGCTTAATATTCCTATAATAGCTTTGTCGCAACTCAACCGTTCGGTTGAAACCAGAGGAAGTACAGGTGGAAGAGCCGCTAAAAAGCCCGTACTGTCCGACCTTCGTGAATCTGGTGCTATTGAGCAAGACGCCGACCTTGTTTTGTTTATCTACCGACCGGAATATTACGAAATTAACGAAGATGATTTAGGCGATACCAGAGGCAGAGCTATGATTAGCATTGCTAAACACCGTAACGGTAAAACAGGCGACGTATGGCTCAGATTTGTTAAAGAGTTCACCCGATTTGAAAACATGCCTCAACTTCCAACTTTCGATAACTTTCAAGGTCATCACGGCGAAGGTGCTGTTATACTTCAATCTAAAATTAACGACCTCGACCCAAACGATAATTTCTTAAACAATACTAACGATTATCCCGAAGAACCTGATTTTTAA
- a CDS encoding aminoacyl-histidine dipeptidase: MSYLFENLKPELLWKYFYEILQVPRPSKKEEKIIKYLVDFAKSQKLDYQQDKIGNVVIRKPATKGYEHFPIVVLQSHMDMVGEKNSDVDHDFEKDPIVPRIEDGWVKASGTTLGGDDGIGVATQLAILASDDIEHGPLEMLFTVDEETGLTGAKELEKSMIKGRILLNLDSEDEGELFIGCAGGRDTRAFLDYKLEDIDKAKYKAYNINVSGLIGGHSGDDINKNRGNAVKILVRLLWLFQEKFGMRLSTFEGGNLRNAIAREASAKIAIPVSKKAKFLKFFDEYSAQILAEFNLNEPDLKITCLVDNKVGKVISKKQQKRLINSVYACPHGVIAMSASIPNFVETSTNLASVKMHKKYFEIGTSQRSSVESSKEYVVNMVESLFDLAGCEVVHDDGYPGWTPNPDSHVMEVTKQAYVKLFGKEPKVLAIHAGLECGLIGEKFPGMDMISFGPTIKGAHSPDERLEIATVEMFWDLTLEVLKTIA, from the coding sequence ATGAGTTATTTGTTTGAAAATTTAAAGCCGGAATTGTTGTGGAAATATTTTTATGAAATACTTCAAGTTCCACGACCATCGAAGAAAGAAGAAAAAATAATAAAATACCTTGTTGATTTTGCTAAATCTCAAAAATTAGATTATCAGCAGGATAAAATAGGTAATGTTGTAATCAGAAAGCCTGCTACCAAAGGCTACGAACATTTTCCAATAGTTGTTTTGCAAAGCCATATGGATATGGTTGGCGAAAAAAACAGCGATGTTGACCACGATTTTGAAAAAGACCCGATAGTTCCCCGAATTGAGGACGGTTGGGTAAAAGCAAGCGGAACAACATTGGGCGGCGACGATGGAATAGGAGTGGCAACGCAATTGGCAATATTGGCTTCCGACGATATTGAGCACGGTCCTTTGGAAATGCTTTTTACAGTCGATGAAGAAACCGGACTTACAGGAGCAAAAGAGCTTGAAAAAAGTATGATAAAAGGTAGAATTTTGCTAAATCTTGACTCAGAAGACGAAGGCGAACTGTTTATTGGTTGTGCGGGTGGAAGAGACACAAGAGCATTTTTGGATTACAAACTTGAAGATATTGACAAAGCTAAGTACAAAGCGTACAATATTAATGTCAGCGGTCTGATTGGCGGACATTCGGGCGACGATATAAACAAAAACAGAGGCAATGCCGTTAAAATTCTTGTCAGACTTTTATGGTTGTTTCAAGAAAAATTCGGAATGCGTCTTTCAACTTTCGAGGGTGGAAACTTGCGAAATGCTATAGCTCGCGAGGCATCGGCTAAAATAGCTATTCCTGTATCTAAAAAAGCAAAGTTTTTGAAATTTTTCGACGAATATTCAGCTCAAATACTGGCTGAATTTAACTTAAACGAACCCGATTTGAAAATTACTTGTCTTGTTGATAATAAGGTTGGCAAAGTTATTTCAAAGAAACAACAGAAAAGACTAATAAACTCCGTGTATGCTTGTCCGCATGGCGTTATTGCTATGTCGGCAAGTATTCCCAACTTTGTTGAAACTTCTACAAATTTGGCATCGGTAAAAATGCACAAAAAATATTTTGAAATAGGCACAAGTCAGCGTAGTTCGGTTGAAAGTTCAAAAGAATACGTCGTAAACATGGTTGAGAGTCTGTTTGATCTTGCCGGTTGCGAGGTTGTACACGACGACGGCTATCCTGGTTGGACGCCTAATCCCGACTCTCACGTAATGGAAGTTACAAAACAAGCCTATGTCAAGCTATTTGGTAAAGAACCAAAAGTTTTGGCTATTCACGCAGGATTAGAGTGCGGTTTGATTGGCGAAAAATTCCCCGGAATGGATATGATTTCGTTCGGACCGACAATTAAAGGGGCTCACTCTCCCGACGAAAGGCTTGAAATTGCAACAGTTGAAATGTTTTGGGATTTAACTTTAGAAGTGCTTAAAACCATAGCATAA